From the Gallaecimonas kandeliae genome, one window contains:
- a CDS encoding MbcA/ParS/Xre antitoxin family protein encodes MQALAQLDPKAVLSKALLAAGKELGLTQAEVGQVVGRNRTRLRDGLEPASKEGELALLLIRLHRSLFALTGGEPADIRHFMNTHNHLSQGVPKDQAQTVQGLVRLVNLLDGLRGKI; translated from the coding sequence ATGCAAGCGCTAGCACAACTGGATCCCAAGGCGGTACTGAGCAAGGCCCTGCTGGCGGCAGGCAAGGAACTGGGCCTGACCCAGGCGGAGGTAGGGCAGGTGGTGGGTCGCAACCGCACTCGGCTGCGGGACGGCCTGGAGCCGGCCAGCAAGGAAGGGGAGCTGGCACTGCTGTTGATCCGCCTGCACCGCAGCCTCTTTGCCCTGACCGGCGGTGAGCCGGCCGACATCCGCCACTTCATGAATACCCACAATCACCTCAGCCAAGGGGTGCCCAAGGATCAGGCCCAGACTGTGCAGGGCCTGGTGCGGCTGGTCAACCTGCTGGACGGCCTGAGGGGCAAGATCTGA